A window of the Verrucomicrobiota bacterium genome harbors these coding sequences:
- a CDS encoding SurA N-terminal domain-containing protein: MLVAMRKHTKVVFWIIIILIVPAFVVFYVPQYFQHREQQQHYGSMFGRTVTTDQFGDAYWAEWYLMNELLRALPGMDYRRPQNRVLATVRESLLAEFGAGFDPATDWQERSMSRQVLERTFTDRATGRYDKDAYDRRRRELGMTDEEYLHALKDDYWLRTRLPGVLEPDDRNPSEFMRLRTWRRLVLAHEAERLRIPVDDQDVINYLYFLYPGDDGRLDEDHYQAVLRQMRRKRTDYEDELRTNIRITMLLRTVLDSAKIPPGEADEAFNDVFRRFKLAYSLEPTEPYADPKALRDDEVLAWYAQNRKTAEGLRIAPRRAALYVLVEGKDFEAEVEVEEPDLKDYYEAHQTEFADASGTVPPYEACRDAVCAAVVQRKALALAADKATDLFTVVRSSERLIEAVEQINAAPGAAHQYVLRTTPLFGVEGPIDETIGEDEEDFRQAAFSLDLGEVSPGPVRVDQGWCVLAPLRIEPDETPDATLFYPFHMVRGEARRGAAIATVGPAILEAARDTYKELRRLMDEEGLGFIAACERQDITLTTTGFLGINDEKVVGLDDSRQLILRAARSREFSKRITEGSLEPEDLYVYQVDKGVVFFHILEEREPNAQVRAREMPWFTEQAARRDYVREVFREWVSALEARAAIVDLYEQARQEDLLKRQQQAQGGGVAR; encoded by the coding sequence ATGCTTGTTGCGATGCGCAAGCACACGAAGGTGGTCTTTTGGATCATCATCATCCTGATCGTGCCCGCGTTCGTTGTCTTCTACGTGCCGCAGTATTTTCAGCACCGGGAGCAGCAGCAGCACTACGGCTCGATGTTCGGCAGGACGGTGACAACCGATCAGTTCGGCGATGCATACTGGGCCGAATGGTACCTGATGAACGAGCTGCTCCGGGCACTGCCGGGGATGGATTACCGGCGGCCGCAGAATCGGGTGCTTGCGACAGTCCGTGAGTCGTTGCTGGCTGAGTTCGGCGCTGGGTTTGACCCTGCGACCGACTGGCAGGAGCGGTCTATGTCCCGTCAGGTGCTCGAGCGTACCTTCACCGATCGGGCAACGGGCCGCTACGATAAGGACGCCTACGATAGACGGCGCCGCGAGCTGGGGATGACCGACGAGGAGTACCTGCACGCGCTGAAGGACGACTACTGGCTGCGTACGCGCCTGCCCGGCGTGCTCGAGCCGGACGACCGGAACCCGTCCGAGTTCATGCGCCTCCGCACTTGGCGCCGGCTTGTGCTCGCTCACGAGGCCGAGCGCCTCCGCATCCCCGTGGACGATCAGGACGTCATCAACTATCTCTACTTTCTCTACCCCGGCGACGATGGCCGCCTCGACGAAGACCACTACCAAGCCGTTCTACGCCAGATGCGTCGCAAGCGCACGGACTACGAGGACGAGCTGCGCACAAACATCCGGATCACCATGCTGCTGCGCACCGTGCTCGACTCGGCCAAGATCCCGCCCGGTGAAGCCGACGAGGCGTTCAACGACGTCTTCCGCCGCTTCAAGCTTGCCTATTCCCTCGAGCCTACCGAGCCGTATGCCGATCCGAAGGCGCTTCGCGACGATGAGGTGCTCGCGTGGTACGCGCAGAACCGCAAGACCGCGGAGGGGCTCAGGATCGCGCCGCGCCGCGCCGCGCTCTACGTGCTCGTCGAGGGCAAGGACTTCGAGGCCGAGGTCGAGGTCGAGGAGCCGGACCTGAAAGACTACTACGAGGCGCACCAGACCGAGTTTGCCGATGCCTCGGGTACGGTCCCGCCCTACGAGGCGTGCCGCGACGCCGTGTGCGCTGCCGTCGTCCAGCGGAAGGCGCTCGCCTTGGCCGCCGACAAGGCAACCGACCTGTTCACCGTTGTCCGCAGCTCGGAGCGCCTCATCGAGGCCGTTGAGCAGATCAACGCCGCGCCCGGCGCGGCACACCAGTACGTGCTGCGCACGACGCCGCTGTTCGGCGTCGAAGGACCGATCGATGAGACGATCGGCGAAGACGAGGAGGACTTCCGCCAGGCGGCCTTCTCACTCGATCTGGGCGAAGTCAGTCCAGGACCTGTCCGCGTGGACCAAGGCTGGTGCGTCCTCGCGCCGCTGCGCATCGAGCCCGACGAGACACCCGACGCTACTCTTTTCTATCCGTTCCACATGGTCCGGGGCGAGGCCCGGCGCGGCGCCGCCATCGCCACAGTCGGACCGGCCATCCTCGAAGCGGCTCGCGATACGTACAAGGAGCTGCGCCGGTTGATGGACGAGGAAGGCCTCGGTTTCATTGCCGCCTGCGAGCGGCAGGACATCACCCTGACCACCACGGGATTCCTGGGGATCAACGACGAGAAGGTGGTCGGCCTCGACGACAGCCGGCAGCTCATCCTGCGCGCCGCCAGGAGCCGCGAGTTCAGTAAGCGCATCACCGAGGGTTCCCTGGAGCCCGAGGATCTCTATGTCTATCAGGTCGACAAGGGTGTCGTGTTCTTCCATATCCTCGAAGAGCGCGAGCCGAACGCACAGGTCCGCGCGCGCGAGATGCCGTGGTTCACTGAGCAAGCGGCGCGCCGTGACTATGTGCGCGAGGTCTTCCGCGAGTGGGTCAGCGCACTCGAGGCCCGGGCGGCGATCGTCGATCTGTACGAGCAGGCGCGCCAGGAGGATCTCCTCAAGCGGCAGCAGCAGGCGCAGGGAGGGGGAGTGGCGCGGTGA
- a CDS encoding Gfo/Idh/MocA family oxidoreductase, whose product MIKAAIVGAGCMGTAHADGIRQIPGIELAAVADLIPDKAKTLAERFGGTAVGTAEAIYADDSIDLVICTTSTESHKTVCLRALEAGKHVFCEKPIARRLDEGIEMAQAARRAKGKAMVGHVLRYLPEYAALKCQLDAGRIGTPAVVRTERNLYVPKTADNWFVDFDRSGGVLYDLAIHDMDFCMACFGPVERVYAKGLMTSDAEVPDNGDYALVTLRFRSGVIAHIEASWLYSAGFYMAFEASGSAGILEYDSRTTRPLVFCPAGGDAKERVGAELPQSPFRESGYVTELRLLVEAIRNDAEPPISFDFALDVLRVADAAERSVRTGEAVAPGAEAL is encoded by the coding sequence GTGATCAAGGCGGCCATCGTCGGCGCCGGCTGCATGGGAACTGCTCATGCCGACGGCATCCGCCAGATTCCCGGAATCGAGCTGGCCGCCGTGGCCGACCTGATCCCCGACAAGGCCAAGACGCTCGCCGAGCGTTTCGGCGGCACGGCCGTTGGCACCGCCGAGGCGATTTATGCCGACGACTCGATCGATCTGGTGATCTGCACCACGAGCACCGAGTCGCACAAGACCGTCTGCCTCCGGGCGCTCGAGGCGGGCAAACACGTCTTCTGTGAGAAGCCGATCGCGCGCAGGCTCGACGAGGGCATCGAGATGGCCCAAGCGGCCCGTCGTGCCAAGGGCAAAGCGATGGTCGGCCACGTGTTGCGCTACCTGCCTGAGTATGCGGCCCTCAAATGCCAGCTCGACGCCGGGCGCATCGGCACGCCGGCCGTCGTGCGCACCGAGCGCAACCTTTACGTCCCGAAGACGGCGGACAACTGGTTCGTCGATTTCGACCGCAGCGGCGGCGTGCTCTACGACCTGGCCATCCACGACATGGACTTCTGCATGGCGTGCTTCGGGCCCGTCGAGCGCGTCTACGCCAAGGGGCTCATGACCAGCGACGCCGAGGTGCCAGACAACGGCGATTACGCGCTCGTGACGCTCCGGTTCAGAAGCGGCGTGATCGCCCACATCGAGGCGAGCTGGCTCTACTCGGCCGGCTTCTACATGGCGTTCGAGGCCTCGGGCAGCGCCGGCATTCTCGAGTACGACAGCCGCACGACGCGGCCGCTCGTGTTCTGCCCGGCCGGCGGCGACGCCAAAGAGCGCGTCGGGGCCGAACTCCCGCAATCGCCGTTCCGCGAATCGGGCTACGTGACCGAGCTGCGGCTTCTCGTCGAGGCAATCCGCAACGACGCCGAGCCTCCCATCTCGTTCGATTTCGCCCTCGACGTGCTGCGCGTAGCCGATGCGGCCGAACGCTCGGTCAGGACGGGAGAGGCGGTCGCGCCAGGAGCGGAGGCCCTATGA
- a CDS encoding Gfo/Idh/MocA family oxidoreductase, with product MRIGILSFAHMHAESYAACIRQTPGAELAGIFDRDKTRGRMMAQRFSTDFVDKLEVLLARDVDAVIVCSENARHRELVIAAAEAGKHVLCEKPIATTFEDAEAMIAACEANGVKLEIAFPCRFVLAVEMAKRMVDDGRVGRILAIKGTNRGTRPGGWFTKKNLAGGGAVMDHTGHVVDLMRWFMGAEVREVYAEIGNMIYGDDVDDSATLTLTFDNGVFATLDPSWSRNKAYPTWGDVTMAITGTQGVLTIDAFDQKLMLYAHDGPVGQEICIADNMDLYLIRDFVECITRDSEPLISGRDGLEALRVT from the coding sequence GTGCGCATCGGCATCCTGAGCTTCGCCCACATGCACGCCGAGAGCTACGCGGCCTGCATCCGGCAGACGCCGGGCGCCGAGCTTGCCGGGATCTTCGACCGCGACAAGACCCGCGGCCGCATGATGGCCCAGCGGTTCAGCACGGACTTCGTCGACAAGCTCGAAGTGCTGCTTGCGCGCGACGTCGACGCCGTCATCGTGTGCAGCGAGAATGCCCGGCACCGTGAGCTCGTCATCGCCGCGGCCGAGGCGGGGAAGCACGTGCTGTGCGAGAAGCCGATCGCTACGACGTTCGAGGACGCCGAGGCGATGATCGCCGCCTGCGAGGCCAACGGGGTCAAGCTTGAGATCGCGTTCCCGTGCCGGTTCGTCCTGGCTGTCGAGATGGCCAAGCGCATGGTCGACGACGGCCGGGTCGGCCGCATCCTCGCCATCAAAGGCACCAATCGCGGCACACGGCCCGGTGGCTGGTTCACCAAGAAGAACCTCGCCGGCGGCGGCGCCGTCATGGACCACACCGGCCACGTCGTCGATCTCATGCGCTGGTTCATGGGCGCCGAGGTTCGCGAGGTCTACGCCGAGATCGGCAACATGATATACGGCGACGACGTTGACGACAGTGCCACGCTGACCCTGACGTTCGACAACGGGGTGTTCGCCACGCTCGACCCCTCGTGGTCGCGCAACAAGGCCTATCCGACCTGGGGGGATGTGACGATGGCGATCACCGGCACCCAGGGCGTGCTCACCATCGACGCGTTCGACCAGAAGCTTATGCTCTATGCTCACGACGGTCCGGTCGGCCAGGAGATCTGCATCGCCGACAATATGGACCTCTACCTCATCCGCGACTTCGTCGAGTGCATAACCCGGGACAGCGAGCCGCTCATCTCGGGCCGCGACGGGCTCGAGGCGCTGCGCGTGAC